Proteins encoded together in one Lysinibacillus sp. FSL K6-0232 window:
- a CDS encoding NAD(P)H-dependent glycerol-3-phosphate dehydrogenase, producing the protein MEKVCVLGAGSWGTALAMVLAENGHDTLVWTHRAEQAEEINSLHTNKKYLPNTVLPTNLHATNDIAKAASHATTIVVAVPTKAIREVCEKLTAVLTQKALFVHVSKGIEPDSLKRISEILAESLPAKYVEDIVVLSGPSHAEEVVLHHPTTVTAACANIDAAEKIQDLFMNQFFRVYTNEDVIGVEIGGALKNVIALAAGITDGLNYGDNAKAALITRGLAEISRLGVKMGGNPFTFSGLTGMGDLIVTCTSVHSRNWRAGNMLGQGMKLPEVLEQMGMVVEGVRTTKAAYQLAEKYGVAMPISTELYSVLFNDVEPKVAVDALMMRMKKREIDDMKH; encoded by the coding sequence ATGGAAAAAGTTTGTGTACTAGGAGCTGGCTCATGGGGAACAGCCCTTGCCATGGTACTAGCGGAAAATGGCCATGATACACTTGTATGGACACATCGAGCTGAGCAGGCAGAGGAAATCAATAGCCTGCATACAAATAAAAAATATTTACCAAATACAGTATTGCCCACAAATTTGCATGCGACAAATGATATAGCAAAGGCGGCTTCACATGCAACAACAATTGTTGTTGCTGTGCCAACAAAAGCGATTCGAGAGGTTTGTGAAAAATTAACAGCTGTATTAACACAAAAAGCATTATTTGTTCATGTATCAAAAGGGATTGAGCCTGATTCGTTAAAGCGAATTTCTGAAATCTTAGCAGAAAGCCTGCCAGCTAAGTATGTTGAGGACATTGTTGTACTATCAGGGCCAAGCCATGCAGAGGAAGTTGTATTACATCATCCAACAACGGTAACAGCAGCCTGTGCCAATATAGATGCTGCTGAAAAGATACAGGATTTATTTATGAATCAATTTTTCCGTGTCTACACAAATGAGGATGTCATTGGTGTAGAAATCGGGGGCGCTTTGAAAAATGTTATTGCTTTAGCAGCAGGGATTACAGATGGCTTGAACTATGGGGATAATGCAAAGGCGGCACTGATTACGCGAGGGCTTGCAGAAATTTCACGCTTAGGCGTAAAAATGGGCGGCAATCCATTTACATTCTCGGGACTTACAGGCATGGGAGATTTAATTGTAACATGTACAAGTGTACACTCTCGAAATTGGCGTGCAGGCAATATGCTTGGACAAGGCATGAAGCTACCAGAGGTGTTAGAGCAAATGGGAATGGTTGTAGAAGGTGTCCGTACCACAAAGGCAGCCTATCAATTAGCAGAAAAGTATGGAGTAGCAATGCCTATTTCAACAGAGCTGTATAGCGTTCTCTTTAATGATGTAGAGCCGAAAGTGGCTGTTGATGCGTTAATGATGCGCATGAAAAAACGAGAAATAGATGATATGAAGCATTAA
- a CDS encoding DUF2768 domain-containing protein: MGPLAHMPALDVMWVSFYCIGFMIISVGLIYLGRHKISNVFLRTIVNLCAYILFGLGTFLMVLVVATWPA; this comes from the coding sequence ATGGGTCCGTTAGCTCATATGCCTGCACTAGATGTAATGTGGGTGTCATTCTATTGTATTGGCTTTATGATTATATCCGTTGGGTTGATTTATTTAGGTCGACATAAAATTTCGAATGTATTTTTACGAACAATTGTCAATTTATGTGCATACATACTGTTTGGTCTTGGCACATTTTTAATGGTACTAGTAGTTGCCACATGGCCAGCATAA
- the spoIVA gene encoding stage IV sporulation protein A encodes MSEAVFREIAERTNGDVYIGVVGPVRVGKSTFVKKVMESVVLPNILDETERMRAQDELPQSSPGPVIMTAEPKFVPAQATRIVVGEDEMPFQIRLADCVGYIIDGTKGYEDENGPKFVHTPWHTEPIPFQEAAKIGTDKVIRDHANIGIVVTTDGTVNGISRRAAERAEEEIVEQLKEIGKPFVILLNCQMPAREETVQLRNELFERYNVPVIAISIDQMRESDIQYILQEALFEFPIRTIEVEKPDWLDVLDATHPLNVALIDSMEEVLSSVMKIRDVQQASDAFKAIDFIDQSEVVHVDAGVGTAVIRVSLQGELYKSVCNEWLEEPIETKKDWLLFIKEAAEAKEAQKRFKNAIHDADTTGYGVTLPMMQEFEPTAPELIKQNNFFGVRMKAKAPSYHIIRVDMESEFAPLIGSEFHSQQLLKDLNHAYLHDRDALWNTQLFGTPLHEVLKEGIRYKMDAVPPTAKKRMRQTIERMVNEGDRGLVTFIL; translated from the coding sequence TTGAGTGAAGCAGTATTTAGAGAAATTGCAGAGCGCACAAATGGCGATGTTTATATTGGTGTTGTCGGTCCAGTACGTGTAGGTAAATCAACATTTGTAAAAAAGGTAATGGAATCGGTTGTATTACCAAATATTTTGGATGAAACGGAAAGAATGCGAGCACAAGATGAGTTGCCACAAAGTTCACCAGGGCCAGTCATTATGACTGCTGAGCCGAAGTTTGTGCCTGCCCAAGCAACTCGCATTGTGGTCGGTGAAGATGAAATGCCATTTCAAATTCGCTTGGCAGATTGTGTTGGCTATATTATTGATGGCACAAAGGGCTATGAGGATGAGAATGGGCCAAAATTTGTGCATACACCTTGGCATACAGAGCCTATTCCGTTCCAGGAGGCAGCTAAAATTGGTACAGATAAGGTGATTCGCGATCATGCCAATATTGGGATTGTTGTCACAACAGATGGCACTGTCAATGGTATTAGTCGCCGTGCCGCTGAAAGGGCAGAAGAAGAAATTGTGGAGCAGCTAAAAGAAATTGGCAAGCCATTTGTCATCTTGCTGAATTGTCAAATGCCGGCGAGGGAAGAAACGGTGCAGCTACGCAATGAATTATTTGAGCGTTATAATGTCCCTGTTATTGCTATTTCTATTGATCAAATGAGAGAGTCTGATATTCAATATATTTTGCAAGAGGCATTATTTGAATTTCCGATTCGCACAATTGAGGTGGAAAAACCCGATTGGCTAGATGTATTAGATGCCACACATCCATTGAATGTTGCGCTAATTGATTCAATGGAAGAAGTGCTATCTTCTGTCATGAAAATTCGAGATGTTCAACAAGCATCCGATGCCTTTAAGGCGATTGATTTTATCGATCAAAGTGAGGTAGTACATGTGGATGCTGGGGTGGGCACGGCTGTGATTCGTGTATCCTTACAGGGAGAATTATACAAATCGGTTTGTAATGAATGGCTGGAGGAGCCGATTGAAACGAAAAAAGATTGGCTGCTCTTTATTAAAGAGGCAGCGGAGGCAAAGGAAGCACAAAAACGCTTTAAAAATGCGATTCATGATGCCGATACAACAGGCTATGGTGTCACATTGCCGATGATGCAGGAGTTTGAGCCAACTGCACCAGAGCTTATTAAGCAAAATAATTTCTTTGGTGTACGTATGAAGGCAAAAGCGCCGTCCTATCATATTATTCGTGTAGATATGGAGTCGGAGTTTGCGCCATTAATCGGCTCTGAATTCCATAGTCAGCAGCTGCTAAAAGACTTAAATCATGCCTATTTACATGATCGTGATGCATTATGGAATACACAGCTTTTTGGCACACCATTACATGAAGTGCTAAAAGAGGGCATTCGTTATAAAATGGACGCAGTCCCGCCTACTGCGAAAAAACGTATGCGTCAAACAATTGAACGTATGGTTAATGAAGGTGATCGTGGATTGGTCACATTTATTTTATAG
- a CDS encoding HU family DNA-binding protein, translating to MNKTELVNSVAEAAGLSKKDASKAVEAVFDTIQDALAKGDKVQLIGFGNFEVRERAARKGRNPQTGKEIEIAASKVPAFKPGKALKDAVK from the coding sequence GTGAATAAAACAGAATTAGTAAACTCTGTTGCTGAAGCTGCAGGTCTTTCTAAAAAAGACGCTTCTAAAGCAGTTGAAGCTGTATTTGATACAATTCAAGATGCTCTTGCAAAGGGTGACAAAGTACAATTAATTGGTTTTGGTAACTTTGAAGTACGTGAGCGTGCGGCTCGTAAAGGTCGTAACCCACAAACTGGTAAAGAAATCGAAATCGCTGCTAGCAAGGTGCCTGCTTTCAAACCAGGTAAGGCGCTTAAAGACGCGGTAAAATAA
- the folE gene encoding GTP cyclohydrolase I FolE has translation MSNIDLLKIEEAVKMILEAVGEDVHREGLLDTPKRVAKMYAEMFSGLHEDAKDYFKTVFHEDHEELVLVKDIPFYSMCEHHLVPFYGKAHVAYIPNNGVVAGLSKLGRAVETIARRPQLQERITASVADTIMEMLAPKGVYVVIEAEHMCMTMRGLKKPGSKTVTSVARGIYEEDAIKRREVLSFIQMS, from the coding sequence ATGTCGAATATTGATTTATTGAAAATAGAGGAAGCGGTAAAAATGATTTTAGAGGCGGTAGGTGAGGACGTTCATCGCGAAGGCTTATTGGATACACCGAAGCGTGTCGCAAAAATGTATGCGGAAATGTTTAGCGGGCTGCATGAGGATGCCAAAGATTATTTTAAAACGGTATTCCATGAGGATCATGAGGAATTAGTGCTTGTAAAGGATATTCCCTTTTATTCGATGTGTGAGCATCATTTAGTGCCTTTTTACGGTAAAGCACATGTTGCATACATACCAAATAACGGCGTTGTCGCTGGGCTTAGTAAGTTAGGTCGTGCTGTTGAAACGATTGCTCGTCGACCACAACTACAAGAGCGTATTACAGCTTCTGTGGCAGATACAATTATGGAAATGCTTGCGCCAAAGGGTGTTTATGTTGTGATTGAGGCAGAGCATATGTGTATGACGATGAGAGGGCTGAAAAAGCCGGGCTCTAAAACGGTAACATCTGTTGCGCGTGGTATTTACGAGGAAGATGCTATAAAACGTAGAGAAGTGCTGTCATTTATTCAAATGTCTTAA
- the mtrB gene encoding trp RNA-binding attenuation protein MtrB, with translation MSQDYIVIQAEEDGVHVIGLTRGTDTKFHHSEKLDTGEVMIAQFTEHTSAMKIRGKAQIHTAHGVIHSEAKK, from the coding sequence ATGTCACAAGATTATATTGTTATTCAAGCAGAGGAAGATGGTGTACATGTTATTGGTTTAACACGTGGAACTGATACAAAATTTCACCATTCAGAAAAACTAGATACCGGCGAAGTAATGATAGCTCAATTTACAGAACATACATCTGCGATGAAAATTCGTGGGAAAGCGCAAATTCATACAGCACATGGTGTTATTCATAGTGAAGCAAAAAAATAA
- a CDS encoding heptaprenyl diphosphate synthase component 1: protein MNATYIQNSITQLKTEIFMDVRHRTLQKYTGVPVLDENQLFYLLIPFLNGEEWQQEQQEAAVTVGIVYAALAAHDHIKEQDATSKEQQLTVLAGDFYSGRYYEILAMSGNVALIRSLSQGIVARCEHQIKVYETHQRTIEQWYTSMSNIESGLIAQFFNLYAFHEYIPLIEKSLLILRLEREWIAYQHGQMSLMGKALEESVQQIGASFASAVQEKIRQLKTELSQLINHASFLQSDVKQALRAHVEASIASTNG from the coding sequence ATGAATGCAACATACATTCAAAATTCAATTACACAGTTAAAAACAGAGATTTTCATGGATGTTCGTCATAGAACTTTGCAAAAATACACAGGTGTGCCTGTGCTAGATGAAAATCAATTGTTTTATTTGTTAATCCCATTTTTGAATGGTGAGGAATGGCAACAAGAGCAACAGGAAGCTGCTGTTACGGTTGGTATTGTCTATGCAGCATTAGCAGCGCACGATCATATTAAAGAGCAAGATGCTACATCGAAGGAGCAGCAGCTAACGGTTTTGGCTGGAGATTTTTATAGTGGCCGTTACTATGAAATATTGGCGATGTCTGGAAATGTCGCATTAATTCGAAGCTTGTCGCAAGGAATTGTAGCACGCTGTGAACACCAGATAAAAGTATATGAAACACATCAACGAACAATCGAGCAATGGTACACCTCTATGAGCAATATTGAATCAGGCTTAATTGCTCAATTTTTCAATTTGTATGCTTTTCATGAATATATACCGCTTATTGAAAAAAGTTTATTAATTTTACGTTTGGAAAGAGAATGGATAGCTTATCAACATGGGCAAATGTCTTTAATGGGCAAGGCACTTGAGGAAAGTGTCCAGCAAATTGGCGCAAGCTTTGCAAGTGCCGTCCAAGAGAAAATTAGACAGTTAAAAACAGAGCTATCACAGCTGATTAATCATGCATCATTTTTACAAAGTGATGTGAAACAGGCTTTACGTGCACATGTAGAGGCATCCATTGCGTCTACTAACGGATAA
- a CDS encoding demethylmenaquinone methyltransferase, whose product MAKTKEEHVHEVFESISDNYDKMNGVISFQMHVGWRNDTMKRMAVKPGAKALDVCCGTADWTVALAEAVGETGEVKGLDFSKNMLKVGEQKVKPYPQIELVHGNAMELPFPDNTFDYVTIGFGLRNVPDYLQVLKEMQRVVKPGGMVVCLETSQSEIPGYRQLFRFYFKFIMPIFGKIFAKSYKEYSWLQESANDFPGMKKLAALFEQAGLEKVTYKAYSGGAAAMHMGFKKVR is encoded by the coding sequence ATGGCTAAAACAAAAGAAGAACATGTTCACGAAGTATTTGAAAGTATTTCGGACAACTACGATAAAATGAATGGTGTCATTAGCTTCCAGATGCATGTTGGCTGGCGTAACGATACGATGAAGCGCATGGCTGTAAAACCTGGAGCAAAGGCACTTGATGTATGCTGTGGAACAGCGGATTGGACAGTTGCATTAGCGGAGGCAGTTGGCGAAACGGGCGAGGTTAAGGGACTAGATTTTAGTAAAAATATGCTAAAGGTTGGCGAACAGAAAGTAAAGCCATATCCACAAATTGAGCTGGTTCATGGTAATGCGATGGAATTACCGTTTCCAGACAATACATTTGATTATGTCACAATTGGCTTTGGTCTTCGTAATGTACCAGATTATTTACAAGTTTTAAAGGAAATGCAGCGTGTCGTAAAGCCAGGTGGTATGGTTGTTTGCTTGGAAACATCTCAGTCAGAAATTCCGGGTTATCGTCAACTATTCCGTTTTTATTTTAAATTTATAATGCCGATATTTGGTAAAATATTTGCGAAAAGCTATAAGGAGTATTCTTGGCTACAGGAATCTGCAAATGATTTCCCAGGTATGAAGAAGTTAGCGGCATTGTTTGAGCAGGCAGGATTAGAAAAAGTAACGTACAAAGCATACAGTGGCGGGGCTGCGGCAATGCATATGGGCTTTAAAAAGGTACGTTAA
- the hepT gene encoding heptaprenyl diphosphate synthase component II, protein MEKMKLKLLYSDLKSDIDIIERELEQAVDSSSYLINDASLHLLQAGGKRIRPIFVLLGAKFGEYDIEKMKDVAVPLELIHMASLVHDDVIDDSDMRRGRPTVKSQWNNRVAMYTGDFIFARALEYITKLEDPLVHQILARTMVEICNGEVIQIEDKFRLDQGLKDYFRRIKRKTALLISSSCELGAVAAGVDAKTVRHLKRFGYFVGMSFQIIDDVLDIMATDKELGKPAGSDLLQGNITLPILLLKDDPELQPYLVKVFAGTLTESERQNMLQYVRKSPAIEQANRMSDKYLKKALQEIEALPKHPVKKKLRDVALFMGKRKF, encoded by the coding sequence GTGGAAAAGATGAAGTTAAAACTACTCTATTCCGATTTGAAATCAGATATCGATATCATTGAACGAGAGTTAGAACAAGCAGTGGACTCGTCTTCCTATTTGATCAACGATGCCTCTCTCCATTTACTACAAGCTGGTGGCAAACGGATACGACCAATTTTTGTGTTGCTAGGTGCGAAATTTGGCGAATATGATATTGAGAAGATGAAGGATGTAGCAGTGCCTTTAGAGCTTATTCATATGGCATCTCTTGTACACGATGATGTGATTGATGATTCCGATATGCGACGAGGACGCCCAACGGTCAAATCACAGTGGAATAATAGAGTAGCAATGTACACGGGCGATTTTATTTTTGCACGTGCTCTAGAATATATTACAAAGCTAGAAGACCCACTTGTACATCAAATTTTAGCACGTACAATGGTAGAGATTTGTAACGGTGAAGTCATTCAAATTGAGGATAAATTTAGACTAGATCAAGGTTTAAAAGATTATTTTAGAAGAATTAAACGTAAAACAGCATTGCTTATTTCCTCTAGCTGTGAGCTAGGTGCTGTAGCGGCAGGTGTAGATGCAAAAACAGTACGCCATTTAAAACGCTTCGGCTACTTTGTTGGCATGAGCTTCCAAATCATCGACGATGTGTTAGATATAATGGCAACAGATAAGGAATTAGGAAAGCCAGCAGGTAGTGATTTATTGCAGGGCAATATTACCTTACCGATATTATTGTTGAAAGATGATCCAGAGCTGCAACCATACTTAGTAAAGGTGTTTGCAGGTACATTAACAGAATCGGAACGTCAAAATATGCTGCAATATGTGCGTAAATCTCCTGCGATTGAGCAAGCTAATCGTATGAGTGATAAATACTTAAAAAAGGCTTTACAGGAAATAGAGGCTTTACCAAAACATCCCGTTAAGAAAAAACTGCGTGATGTTGCATTGTTTATGGGTAAGCGCAAATTCTAG
- the ndk gene encoding nucleoside-diphosphate kinase, whose amino-acid sequence MAIEKTFLMVKPDGVERQVIGDIVDRFERRGFIMKGAKLMVIPKELAEKHYAEHAERPFFGELVDFITSGPVFAMVWEGENIIKLARTMMGATKPEESNPGTIRGDYATTVSHNIIHGSDSLASAEREIGLFFGEDLV is encoded by the coding sequence ATGGCAATTGAAAAAACTTTTTTAATGGTTAAGCCAGATGGCGTTGAGCGTCAAGTAATCGGAGATATCGTTGATCGTTTCGAACGTCGCGGTTTTATCATGAAAGGTGCTAAATTAATGGTAATTCCAAAAGAATTAGCAGAAAAGCACTATGCTGAGCATGCTGAGCGTCCATTCTTTGGTGAATTAGTTGACTTCATCACTTCTGGTCCTGTATTCGCTATGGTATGGGAAGGCGAAAATATCATTAAACTTGCTCGTACAATGATGGGTGCAACAAAACCTGAAGAATCTAACCCAGGTACAATCCGTGGTGACTATGCAACAACTGTTTCTCACAACATCATCCACGGTTCTGACTCTCTTGCTTCTGCAGAGCGCGAAATCGGCTTATTCTTCGGTGAAGATTTAGTTTAA
- a CDS encoding thiolase family protein, with translation MREVVIVAAVRTAVGRSRGALSHVRADDLAADVLQEAIQRAGIDKAQVDDVILGCVTQTAEQGANIARTALLMAGFPDSVPGVTIDRQCGSSQQAVHFAAQAILAGDMDIVIAGGVESMTRVPMGANMENAHKGKRLQENYTIIHQGLSAEKIAAKWSLSKEQLNHYAYQSHQRAIAAIEAGRFQEEILPIQIPQEDGSMATFAVDEGPRAETTVDILNGLKTVFQEDGVITAGNASQMSDGASAVVVMSLDKAQELGIRPLAKINTRVVVGSDPTLMLTGPIEATRKALERAGLAIEDIDTYEVNEAFAPVPLVWLHEIGGDPEKLNPDGGAIALGHPLGATGTKLLTTMLYRMERENYCYGLLAICEGMGMANATIIEKM, from the coding sequence ATGAGGGAAGTGGTGATTGTTGCAGCAGTTCGAACAGCCGTCGGTCGTAGTAGGGGGGCACTGAGTCATGTTCGAGCAGATGATTTAGCAGCGGATGTACTGCAGGAGGCGATACAGCGAGCAGGCATCGACAAGGCACAGGTAGACGATGTCATTTTAGGCTGTGTGACGCAAACCGCTGAACAAGGTGCGAATATTGCACGTACAGCCTTGTTAATGGCAGGTTTTCCTGACAGTGTGCCTGGAGTAACGATTGATCGTCAATGTGGCTCTAGCCAACAGGCTGTTCACTTTGCAGCACAGGCAATTTTAGCGGGGGATATGGATATTGTGATTGCAGGTGGCGTAGAAAGTATGACAAGGGTGCCGATGGGCGCTAATATGGAAAATGCCCATAAAGGTAAACGCTTACAAGAAAATTATACAATTATCCATCAAGGGCTATCAGCAGAGAAAATCGCTGCAAAATGGTCTTTATCGAAAGAGCAGTTGAATCACTATGCCTATCAAAGCCATCAGCGGGCAATTGCTGCCATTGAAGCAGGTCGTTTCCAAGAAGAAATATTACCTATTCAAATACCGCAGGAGGATGGCTCTATGGCAACATTTGCAGTGGATGAGGGTCCGCGCGCAGAAACAACCGTCGATATTTTAAATGGCTTAAAAACGGTGTTTCAGGAGGATGGCGTTATTACAGCAGGAAATGCAAGCCAAATGAGTGACGGGGCATCCGCTGTTGTTGTGATGTCTTTGGACAAGGCACAGGAGCTTGGCATTCGTCCATTGGCTAAAATTAACACAAGGGTTGTTGTAGGCTCTGACCCAACATTAATGCTAACAGGACCAATTGAGGCGACGAGAAAGGCGTTGGAACGAGCAGGCCTTGCAATCGAGGACATTGATACGTATGAGGTCAATGAAGCCTTTGCACCTGTGCCGCTCGTCTGGCTGCATGAAATTGGTGGCGACCCTGAGAAGCTTAATCCAGATGGGGGAGCGATTGCACTAGGGCATCCATTAGGCGCAACAGGGACAAAGCTGCTAACAACGATGCTTTACCGGATGGAGCGGGAAAATTATTGCTATGGCTTACTGGCTATTTGCGAAGGTATGGGGATGGCCAATGCCACGATTATTGAAAAAATGTAA
- a CDS encoding 3-hydroxyacyl-CoA dehydrogenase — MENHEIVAVVTGGASGLGEATVRHIVGQGGKAIIFDVNDERGEALVMELGENALYARVDVTKEEDVAAGLEQAIASFGKVNVAVNCAGIADASKVLSKRGVHALGLFEKIIAVNLVGTFNVIRLAAEKMQHNEPNEDGQRGVIINTASVAAFDGQIGQAAYSASKGGVAAMTLPIARELAAIGVRVMTIAPGLIETPMFATLPEPARVALAQMTPFPKRLGKPAEYALLVDSIIRNGLLNGEVIRLDGAIRMQPK, encoded by the coding sequence ATGGAGAACCATGAAATAGTAGCGGTCGTAACGGGTGGTGCATCAGGGTTAGGGGAGGCGACCGTTCGCCATATTGTTGGACAAGGCGGCAAAGCGATTATTTTTGATGTGAATGATGAGCGTGGAGAGGCACTTGTAATGGAGCTGGGGGAAAATGCTCTTTATGCGCGAGTAGATGTGACGAAAGAAGAGGATGTAGCAGCAGGTCTTGAGCAAGCGATTGCCTCTTTTGGCAAGGTGAATGTTGCAGTTAACTGTGCAGGCATTGCGGATGCTAGTAAGGTGCTGTCAAAGCGTGGCGTTCATGCGCTTGGTCTATTTGAAAAAATTATAGCTGTGAATTTAGTAGGTACATTTAATGTGATTCGTTTAGCGGCAGAAAAAATGCAGCATAATGAGCCAAATGAAGATGGGCAGCGTGGCGTTATTATTAACACAGCGTCTGTCGCTGCATTTGATGGGCAAATTGGACAAGCAGCCTATAGTGCTTCAAAGGGTGGTGTAGCTGCGATGACATTGCCAATTGCACGGGAGCTTGCGGCTATTGGTGTGCGTGTAATGACGATTGCACCAGGCTTAATTGAAACGCCAATGTTTGCAACATTACCAGAGCCTGCAAGAGTAGCCCTTGCGCAAATGACACCATTTCCTAAACGTCTTGGTAAGCCAGCGGAGTATGCGCTATTAGTTGATAGTATTATTCGAAATGGCTTGTTAAATGGGGAGGTGATTCGCCTAGATGGAGCTATTCGTATGCAGCCAAAATAA
- a CDS encoding long-chain fatty acid--CoA ligase — protein sequence MHMMDTPLLLTSFLNRAERFFHAKKIYSRTSATTIHEFTYKEYVKRTRRLADALTKLGMERGMKVGTFAWNHHRHLEAYFAVPCAGAVLHMINIRLAPEHIAYVINHAEDEILLIDDNLVPLIAPIVPQLTTVKHFIIMGDAVDVASLPIPNALSYEALLADADEHFTFPEDLDENAPAGMCYTSATTGMPKGVVYTHRSIVLHSLAAGLADSIAIRESDVVLPVVPMFHANAWGMPFASVGFGATQVLPGPLFTPQLLLELFEVYKVTLTAGVPTIWLGVLQEQRQNPRDLSSMRLIVCGGSASPIGLVRGFEEELNIPYMTGYGMTETSPLVSLSTYLTHMEDYSADEKMNVRITQGMTMPLIETRIINENGEVPWDGKTMGELTIRGPWIANEYYRDERTEEAFKDGWLYTGDIAVMTSDGYIKITDRTKDLIKSGGEWISSVDLENALMSHPKVFEAAVIAIPHEKWLERPLACVVPKPEYKDAISKEELLESLQAQFHKTWIPDDIVFIDEVPKTSVGKFLKAKLREELKDYQVQV from the coding sequence ATGCATATGATGGATACACCTTTATTATTAACAAGTTTTTTGAATCGTGCGGAGAGATTTTTTCATGCTAAGAAAATTTATTCACGAACAAGTGCTACAACCATTCATGAGTTTACATATAAAGAGTATGTAAAACGAACTCGTCGATTAGCAGATGCGCTAACAAAGCTGGGCATGGAGCGTGGGATGAAGGTAGGGACATTTGCTTGGAATCATCATCGTCATTTGGAAGCCTATTTTGCCGTGCCTTGTGCAGGAGCGGTGCTGCATATGATTAATATTCGGCTAGCGCCTGAGCATATTGCTTATGTAATTAATCATGCAGAGGATGAAATTTTATTGATTGATGATAATTTAGTGCCACTTATTGCACCAATTGTGCCGCAGCTTACAACAGTCAAGCATTTTATTATTATGGGAGATGCTGTAGATGTGGCATCATTACCAATTCCAAATGCACTGTCCTATGAAGCGCTGTTAGCAGATGCCGATGAGCATTTTACATTCCCAGAGGATTTAGATGAAAATGCACCTGCTGGGATGTGTTATACAAGTGCCACGACTGGTATGCCAAAGGGTGTTGTTTATACGCATCGCAGTATTGTGCTCCATAGCTTAGCAGCGGGGCTTGCAGATAGTATTGCTATTCGCGAATCAGATGTTGTCCTACCAGTTGTACCAATGTTCCATGCTAATGCATGGGGCATGCCATTTGCAAGTGTTGGCTTTGGTGCGACACAAGTATTGCCGGGACCGCTGTTTACACCACAGCTTTTATTGGAATTATTTGAAGTATATAAAGTAACGCTAACAGCAGGCGTGCCAACCATTTGGCTTGGTGTTTTACAGGAGCAACGTCAAAACCCTCGCGATTTATCATCCATGAGATTAATTGTTTGTGGTGGCTCTGCCTCACCAATCGGGCTTGTACGTGGCTTTGAGGAAGAGCTTAATATTCCTTATATGACAGGCTATGGGATGACAGAAACATCGCCGCTTGTCAGTCTATCCACCTATTTAACGCATATGGAGGACTATAGTGCTGATGAAAAAATGAATGTTCGAATTACCCAAGGGATGACAATGCCGCTGATTGAAACACGGATTATCAATGAAAATGGTGAAGTGCCATGGGATGGCAAAACAATGGGAGAACTGACGATTCGAGGCCCATGGATTGCCAATGAATACTACCGTGATGAGCGTACGGAGGAAGCCTTTAAGGATGGCTGGCTTTATACGGGAGATATTGCGGTGATGACGTCTGATGGCTATATTAAAATTACCGATCGTACAAAGGATTTAATTAAGAGCGGTGGGGAATGGATTTCCTCTGTAGACCTTGAGAATGCGTTAATGTCGCATCCAAAAGTATTTGAGGCTGCTGTAATTGCTATTCCACATGAAAAATGGCTTGAACGACCATTAGCCTGTGTAGTGCCAAAGCCTGAATATAAGGATGCCATTTCCAAGGAGGAGCTGCTAGAAAGCTTACAAGCACAGTTCCATAAAACATGGATTCCAGATGATATTGTATTTATTGATGAGGTACCGAAAACATCTGTAGGGAAGTTTTTAAAGGCAAAATTACGAGAAGAATTAAAAGATTATCAAGTACAAGTTTAA